In Lautropia mirabilis, one DNA window encodes the following:
- a CDS encoding MlaA family lipoprotein — protein MTGETRPDGMMAPVHLRLAGVALALSQAGCASVSGTNGGDAAGTGAAAGKDAASSAASASAATSAATDAATSAAGDALKAAGVPTDLSVDNVTGGVKLSHLTTYDPKDPLQAYNRVMFAFNERADQYALKPVAKAYRFITPKPVQFVVGNFFSNLGDLWTGFNNLLQGKGKAAASDTARFFVNSTLGFLGFADVATEMGLEKHNEDFGQTLGWWGVPSGPYFVIPLLGPSTIRDAASRPVDTYGQPYMWQDGHDALKWSLWTVDKVHTRASLLDAEGALNDAALDKYTLMRDGWLARRRNQVYDGDPPDEDDAADPYGDDPYADDPYADDPTQDESDSGAADDASAQSAADKASDAASDVSDKASDVVDKVKEVTKKKAGKAAGSGS, from the coding sequence ATGACGGGTGAGACGCGGCCGGACGGCATGATGGCACCCGTGCATCTGCGGCTGGCCGGCGTGGCGCTGGCGCTGAGCCAGGCAGGCTGCGCATCGGTCTCGGGTACGAACGGTGGCGATGCCGCCGGTACGGGTGCTGCGGCCGGCAAGGACGCGGCGTCTTCGGCTGCCTCGGCATCTGCAGCCACCTCCGCTGCCACCGACGCGGCCACGTCCGCTGCCGGCGATGCGCTGAAGGCGGCGGGTGTGCCGACCGATCTGTCGGTGGACAACGTGACGGGCGGCGTGAAGCTTTCGCACCTGACCACCTATGATCCGAAGGATCCGCTGCAGGCCTACAACCGGGTGATGTTTGCCTTCAACGAGCGGGCCGACCAGTACGCGCTCAAGCCGGTGGCCAAGGCGTACCGCTTCATCACGCCCAAGCCGGTGCAGTTCGTCGTGGGCAACTTCTTCTCGAACCTGGGCGACCTGTGGACGGGCTTCAACAACCTGTTGCAGGGCAAGGGCAAGGCAGCCGCATCCGATACGGCGCGCTTCTTCGTCAACTCCACGCTGGGCTTCCTGGGCTTTGCGGACGTGGCCACCGAGATGGGGCTGGAGAAGCACAACGAGGACTTCGGCCAGACGCTGGGCTGGTGGGGTGTGCCCTCGGGACCGTATTTCGTGATCCCGCTGCTGGGGCCGTCCACCATTCGTGACGCCGCCAGCCGCCCGGTGGATACCTACGGGCAGCCCTACATGTGGCAGGACGGTCACGATGCATTGAAGTGGTCGCTGTGGACGGTGGACAAGGTCCACACCCGCGCCAGCCTGCTGGATGCCGAGGGAGCGCTCAACGATGCGGCGCTGGACAAGTACACGCTGATGCGTGATGGCTGGCTGGCCCGCCGTCGCAACCAGGTGTATGACGGCGATCCGCCGGATGAGGACGATGCGGCCGATCCCTACGGTGATGACCCGTATGCGGACGACCCCTATGCCGACGATCCGACGCAGGATGAATCGGACAGCGGCGCCGCCGATGACGCATCCGCCCAGAGCGCGGCCGACAAGGCGTCTGATGCGGCTTCCGATGTTTCGGACAAGGCGTCTGATGTGGTCGACAAGGTGAAGGAAGTCACGAAGAAGAAGGCTGGCAAGGCAGCCGGCAGCGGCTCCTGA
- the mlaD gene encoding outer membrane lipid asymmetry maintenance protein MlaD: MQRKSMDALVGCFVLAGILALVFLAVRASDPNSTNIRGGYELEANFDNIGGLKAKAAVRSAGVVVGRVTDITLDPQTYQAKVILRMDPRYHFPKDSSLKIMTAGLLGEQYLGMEPGADTEELEDGGKIEMTQSAIVLENLISQFLYGQAGKGQEKGEGGAQ; encoded by the coding sequence ATGCAACGCAAATCAATGGACGCGCTGGTGGGCTGCTTCGTGCTGGCGGGCATCCTGGCGCTGGTCTTCCTGGCCGTGCGCGCTTCCGATCCCAACTCCACCAACATCCGCGGTGGCTATGAGCTGGAAGCCAACTTCGACAACATCGGTGGTCTGAAGGCCAAGGCGGCCGTGCGCAGCGCCGGCGTGGTGGTCGGCCGCGTGACCGACATCACACTGGATCCGCAGACCTACCAGGCCAAGGTGATCCTGCGCATGGACCCGCGCTATCACTTCCCCAAGGATTCCTCGCTGAAGATCATGACGGCCGGCCTGCTGGGTGAGCAGTACCTGGGCATGGAACCGGGCGCCGACACCGAGGAGCTGGAAGACGGCGGCAAGATCGAGATGACCCAGTCGGCCATCGTGCTGGAGAACCTGATCAGCCAGTTCCTGTATGGCCAGGCCGGCAAGGGCCAGGAGAAAGGGGAAGGGGGTGCGCAATGA
- the mlaE gene encoding lipid asymmetry maintenance ABC transporter permease subunit MlaE: MIGMLARLGRWARHVINDLGFAGRFLMQLLWASLLSLKRPRLISEQVYFVGNRSLSIILISGLFVGFVLGLQGYYNLERYGAESSLGLLVALSLLRELGPVVSALLFAGRACTSITAGIGLMKSGEQLIAMEMMGVDPMKRVLAPRFMAVMIALPLLALLFSAVGIVGAWVVGVQMIGVDPGSFWSQMQGGVSFRADVLNGVIKSFVFALLCGFIALVVGHESDATPEGVARATTTTVVISSLAVLASDVLMTALMFGGL; encoded by the coding sequence ATGATCGGCATGCTGGCTCGACTGGGGCGCTGGGCACGCCACGTCATCAACGACCTGGGCTTTGCCGGGCGTTTCCTCATGCAGCTGCTGTGGGCATCGCTGCTCTCGCTCAAGCGGCCCCGCCTCATCAGCGAGCAGGTCTACTTCGTGGGCAACCGCTCGCTGTCCATCATCCTCATCTCGGGCCTGTTCGTGGGCTTCGTGCTGGGGCTGCAGGGCTACTACAACCTGGAGCGCTACGGCGCCGAGTCCTCGCTGGGCCTGCTGGTGGCGCTGTCGCTGCTGCGCGAGCTGGGACCGGTGGTATCGGCGCTGCTGTTTGCCGGCCGCGCCTGCACGTCCATCACGGCGGGTATCGGCCTCATGAAGAGCGGCGAGCAGCTCATCGCCATGGAGATGATGGGCGTGGACCCGATGAAACGGGTGCTGGCGCCGCGCTTCATGGCCGTGATGATCGCGCTGCCGCTGCTGGCGCTGCTCTTTTCGGCCGTGGGCATTGTGGGTGCCTGGGTCGTCGGGGTGCAGATGATCGGGGTTGATCCCGGCTCGTTCTGGTCCCAGATGCAGGGCGGTGTCAGTTTCCGGGCGGATGTGCTGAACGGCGTGATCAAGAGCTTCGTGTTCGCGCTGCTCTGCGGTTTCATTGCGCTGGTTGTCGGCCATGAATCCGACGCGACGCCCGAAGGTGTGGCCCGCGCCACCACCACCACCGTGGTGATTTCCTCGCTGGCCGTGCTGGCCAGTGACGTGCTGATGACCGCGCTGATGTTCGGCGGTCTGTGA
- a CDS encoding ABC transporter ATP-binding protein produces the protein MDLDKDTLLSIESLSFGYTRDRLILNDISMSFKRGSVVALMGGSGSGKTTVLRLIGAQERPQKGRVLLNGVDVHSLSKRELYRMRRNMGMLFQFGALFTDLSIFDNVAFPLREQTDLPESMIRDLVLMKLHAVGLRGAAHLMPSEISGGMARRVALARSVALDPPLLMYDEPFAGLDPISLGTIAHLIRTLNEALNATSILVTHDVQETFEIVDYAYVMSRGRIIAQGTPDELRASTDPQVVQFLNGRRDGPVAFHYPAGPIEKELGL, from the coding sequence ATTGACTTGGATAAAGATACCCTTCTGTCCATCGAATCGCTGAGCTTTGGCTATACACGCGATCGACTGATCCTGAACGACATCTCGATGTCGTTCAAGCGCGGGTCGGTGGTGGCCCTGATGGGTGGCTCGGGGTCTGGCAAGACCACGGTGCTGCGCCTCATTGGCGCCCAGGAACGCCCGCAGAAAGGCCGCGTCCTGCTCAATGGCGTGGATGTCCACAGCCTGTCCAAGCGGGAGCTCTACCGGATGCGTCGCAACATGGGCATGCTGTTCCAGTTCGGCGCGCTGTTCACCGATCTCAGCATCTTCGACAACGTGGCCTTCCCGCTGCGCGAGCAGACCGATCTGCCCGAATCGATGATCCGCGACCTGGTGCTGATGAAGCTGCACGCCGTGGGTCTGCGTGGTGCGGCGCACCTGATGCCTTCGGAGATTTCTGGCGGCATGGCGCGCCGGGTGGCGCTGGCCCGCTCGGTGGCGCTGGATCCGCCGCTGCTGATGTATGACGAGCCGTTTGCCGGGCTGGATCCGATCTCGCTGGGCACCATTGCCCACCTGATCCGCACGCTGAACGAGGCGCTCAACGCCACCAGCATCCTGGTCACGCACGACGTGCAGGAAACCTTCGAGATCGTCGACTACGCCTATGTGATGAGCCGCGGCCGGATCATTGCCCAGGGCACGCCCGACGAGCTGCGTGCTTCCACCGATCCGCAGGTGGTGCAGTTCCTGAATGGTCGCCGGGACGGCCCCGTGGCCTTCCACTATCCGGCCGGCCCCATCGAGAAGGAGCTCGGACTATGA
- a CDS encoding KpsF/GutQ family sugar-phosphate isomerase, protein MTSLHPAQIDDNALLDRARQVLAIEADAVQHLRDTLDEGFCRACRQVLACQGRVIVSGMGKSGHIARKIAATLASTGTPAFFVHPAEASHGDLGMVTAQDVFIALSNSGRTDELMTIVPQVKRVGAALIALTGDAESPLAQYADIHLYAGAQKEACPLNLAPTASTTAALALGDALAVALLEARGFGSEDFARSHPGGALGRRLLTHVSDIMRQGDELPTCRPQTLFTDALLEISHKRMGMVAVLDDENRVAGIFTDGDLRRVFSGSQPDLTRLTIGEVMTANPITIGAEALAVEAVRIMESRRITQILVTDRQRHLVGALHFHDLLAAKVV, encoded by the coding sequence ATGACTTCCCTGCATCCCGCCCAGATCGACGACAACGCCCTGCTCGACCGCGCCCGCCAGGTGCTGGCCATCGAGGCCGATGCGGTGCAGCACCTGCGCGATACGCTGGACGAGGGTTTCTGCCGTGCCTGTCGCCAGGTGCTGGCCTGCCAGGGGCGCGTCATCGTCAGCGGCATGGGCAAGTCAGGGCACATCGCCCGCAAGATCGCCGCCACGCTGGCCTCCACCGGCACACCGGCCTTCTTCGTGCACCCGGCCGAGGCCAGCCACGGCGATCTGGGCATGGTCACGGCACAGGACGTGTTCATCGCACTGTCCAATTCCGGTCGCACCGACGAGCTGATGACCATCGTGCCGCAGGTCAAGCGCGTGGGGGCAGCCCTCATCGCCCTGACAGGTGATGCCGAATCGCCGCTGGCCCAGTACGCCGACATCCACCTGTATGCCGGCGCGCAGAAGGAAGCCTGTCCGCTGAACCTGGCCCCCACCGCCAGCACCACCGCCGCCCTGGCCCTGGGCGATGCGCTGGCCGTGGCCCTGCTGGAGGCACGCGGCTTCGGCAGCGAGGACTTTGCCCGCTCGCACCCCGGTGGCGCGCTGGGCCGCCGGCTGCTCACCCACGTCTCGGACATCATGCGTCAGGGCGATGAGCTGCCCACCTGCCGGCCGCAGACACTGTTCACCGACGCGCTGCTGGAGATCAGCCACAAGCGCATGGGGATGGTTGCGGTGCTGGATGACGAGAACCGTGTGGCCGGCATCTTCACCGACGGCGATCTGCGCCGGGTGTTCAGCGGCAGCCAGCCTGACCTGACCCGCCTCACCATCGGCGAGGTCATGACCGCCAACCCGATCACCATCGGGGCCGAGGCGCTGGCCGTGGAGGCCGTGCGCATCATGGAATCACGTCGCATCACCCAGATCCTGGTCACCGACCGGCAGCGCCACCTGGTGGGCGCGCTGCATTTCCACGATCTGCTGGCCGCCAAGGTGGTGTGA
- a CDS encoding KdsC family phosphatase: MDLLAAARQVRLLAMDIDGTLTDGSIWIGPQGECAKRFSVRDGFGIKLLQKAGIELAIITGRRSEIVARRAEELGIQHVFQDVPDKLVVLKELGARLGIGLQEMAFIGDDWPDLAAMQACVLPAAPADAVPEVLAVARWVAPSRAGNGALRELADFLLASRGERDGLLARYRLAPARPDATA; this comes from the coding sequence ATGGACCTACTCGCCGCTGCCCGGCAGGTACGCCTGCTGGCCATGGACATCGACGGCACCCTCACCGACGGCAGCATCTGGATCGGTCCGCAGGGTGAATGCGCCAAGCGCTTCTCGGTGCGTGACGGCTTCGGCATCAAGCTGCTGCAGAAGGCCGGCATCGAGCTGGCCATCATCACCGGCCGCCGCTCCGAGATCGTGGCCCGACGCGCCGAGGAACTGGGTATCCAGCACGTCTTCCAGGACGTGCCCGACAAGCTGGTCGTGCTGAAGGAACTGGGCGCCCGGCTGGGCATCGGCCTGCAGGAAATGGCCTTCATCGGCGACGACTGGCCCGACCTGGCCGCCATGCAGGCCTGTGTGCTGCCGGCGGCGCCCGCCGACGCCGTGCCCGAGGTGCTGGCCGTTGCCCGCTGGGTGGCCCCGTCCCGTGCCGGCAACGGCGCCCTGCGCGAGCTGGCCGATTTCCTGCTGGCCAGCCGTGGCGAGCGCGACGGACTTCTGGCCCGCTACCGGCTGGCCCCCGCCCGGCCCGATGCGACGGCATGA
- the lptC gene encoding LPS export ABC transporter periplasmic protein LptC yields the protein MSPRLFDRLAAAASVLILIGLGMVSYYFAKKAEQNHGAPAVEGRPDPDFFVEQMTLMRADANGNPSVRVEADHMLHYPLDQRMAFTRPRIISLDETQPLTTITSRKGSAPDSGDYADLQEDVRVLRTATADAPPMQLTTETARVDMVHNLISTAAPVQMQAGDNRLEGVGMEIRDQDHQLELKSRVRGHFPATTRGDDTKTR from the coding sequence ATGAGCCCACGCCTCTTCGACCGCCTGGCCGCCGCCGCTTCGGTGCTGATCCTCATCGGCCTGGGCATGGTCAGCTACTACTTCGCCAAGAAGGCCGAGCAGAACCATGGCGCCCCCGCCGTCGAAGGACGGCCCGACCCCGACTTCTTCGTCGAGCAGATGACGCTGATGCGCGCCGACGCCAACGGCAACCCCTCGGTGCGGGTCGAGGCCGACCACATGCTGCACTACCCGCTGGACCAGCGGATGGCCTTCACCCGGCCCCGCATCATCTCGCTGGATGAGACCCAGCCGCTCACCACCATCACCTCCCGCAAGGGGTCGGCCCCGGACAGCGGCGACTACGCCGACCTGCAGGAGGACGTGCGGGTGCTGCGCACGGCCACGGCCGATGCGCCTCCCATGCAGCTGACCACCGAAACCGCCCGCGTGGACATGGTGCACAACCTCATCTCCACCGCCGCCCCGGTGCAGATGCAGGCCGGCGACAACCGGCTGGAGGGCGTGGGCATGGAAATCCGCGACCAGGATCACCAGCTTGAGCTGAAGAGCCGGGTACGCGGTCATTTCCCCGCCACCACACGCGGCGATGACACCAAAACCCGCTAA
- the lptA gene encoding lipopolysaccharide transport periplasmic protein LptA, whose product MIPARPLSGHPSLLPLALALSALLLAPAAHAEKADRDKPINIESNRLEYNDATKVSTFIGNVVLTKGTIRITGDRMVLTQVGRNAQTARVNGNQASFRQKRDGMEQYIHGVADQIFYDTRTEQVTLTGRARLQRQNCNQPVDEITGGHIVYSASTETFSVDGQQRGERPGRVRIVIQPQSTQEGGKAANQPCKPGSPLPLQPEKSLSRPTPAQPTSRKP is encoded by the coding sequence ATGATCCCCGCCCGTCCGCTGTCCGGCCACCCGTCCCTTCTGCCCCTGGCGCTGGCCCTGTCGGCCCTGCTGCTTGCCCCCGCCGCCCACGCCGAGAAAGCCGACCGCGACAAGCCGATCAACATCGAATCCAACCGGCTGGAATACAACGACGCCACCAAGGTCTCCACCTTCATCGGCAACGTCGTGCTCACCAAGGGCACCATCCGCATCACGGGCGACCGGATGGTGCTCACCCAGGTGGGCCGCAACGCGCAGACAGCCCGGGTCAACGGCAATCAGGCCAGCTTCCGTCAGAAGCGTGACGGCATGGAGCAGTACATCCACGGGGTGGCCGACCAGATCTTCTACGACACCCGCACCGAGCAGGTCACGCTCACCGGCCGCGCACGGCTGCAGCGCCAGAACTGCAACCAGCCGGTTGACGAGATCACCGGCGGCCACATCGTCTACAGCGCCAGCACCGAGACCTTCTCGGTGGACGGCCAGCAGCGCGGCGAACGCCCGGGGCGCGTGCGCATCGTCATCCAGCCCCAGAGCACCCAGGAAGGCGGAAAGGCCGCCAACCAGCCCTGCAAGCCCGGCTCGCCCCTGCCCCTGCAGCCCGAGAAGAGCCTGTCCAGGCCCACCCCTGCCCAGCCGACCTCCCGGAAACCCTGA
- the lptB gene encoding LPS export ABC transporter ATP-binding protein: protein MSDILHHEHEPISRLKAEHLMKAYNGRVVVKDVSMEVSSGQVVGLLGRNGAGKTTCFYMIAGLVATDGGNIVLDEHSISHLPIHRRARLGLSYLPQEASVFRKLSVEENILAVLELQVDKRGRGISRAEQKARLESLLKELQIEHIRSNTSISLSGGERRRVEIARALASSPRFILLDEPFAGVDPIAVIEIQRIVNLLKNRRIGVLITDHNVRETLGICDRAYIINEGVVLASGSPDQIIQDERVRKAYLGEDFRM, encoded by the coding sequence ATGAGCGACATCCTGCACCACGAGCACGAACCCATCAGCCGCCTGAAGGCCGAGCACCTGATGAAGGCCTACAACGGCCGCGTGGTGGTCAAGGACGTGTCCATGGAAGTCTCCAGCGGCCAGGTGGTGGGGCTTTTGGGCCGTAACGGCGCCGGCAAGACCACCTGCTTCTACATGATCGCCGGCCTGGTGGCCACCGACGGCGGCAACATCGTCCTGGACGAGCACTCCATCAGCCACCTGCCCATCCACCGCCGCGCCCGACTGGGACTGTCCTACCTGCCGCAGGAAGCCTCGGTCTTCCGCAAGCTCAGCGTCGAGGAGAACATCCTGGCCGTGCTGGAGCTGCAGGTGGACAAGCGTGGCCGCGGCATCAGCCGTGCCGAGCAGAAGGCACGGCTGGAATCGCTGCTGAAGGAGCTGCAGATCGAGCACATCCGCTCCAACACCTCCATCTCGCTGTCCGGTGGCGAGCGCCGGCGGGTGGAGATCGCGCGGGCGCTGGCCAGCTCACCCCGCTTCATCCTGCTGGATGAGCCCTTCGCCGGCGTCGACCCCATCGCCGTCATCGAGATCCAGCGCATCGTCAACCTGCTGAAGAACCGGCGCATCGGCGTGCTCATCACCGACCACAACGTCCGCGAGACGCTGGGCATCTGCGACCGCGCCTACATCATCAACGAAGGCGTCGTGCTGGCCTCGGGCAGCCCCGACCAGATCATCCAGGACGAGCGCGTGCGCAAGGCCTACCTGGGCGAAGACTTCCGGATGTAA
- the rpoN gene encoding RNA polymerase factor sigma-54, which yields MKPSLQTRQSQQLLLTPQLQQAIRLLQLSTADLEQEIERAVEQNPFLERVEPPRHDTVSLHADGSLRHERISGTDAWPPVGSSAASTQDIGADAYNAGTARQDGDLASHGADAFGEHEPAVTSSDDQPNVTLLDSGPDGDDTWGIARSAGPAPEGDDDEPYGSTLTASPSLREHLLDQLAEIHCDARQRALIHLLIWEVGDDGYLPAGFSLDALADEFMAGTPGSQDSGDTTERLAPADLSAELQAALQTLQSFDPPGVAARTPGECLRLQLLHLQQDRADASLRTASAHGAPSGSPVTEPADLIALALQLVSDDCLPLLAKHEDALLCKRLSCSPAELRAARTLIQSLDPHPGNRFDAEPSRYIIPDIIVRRTAHGWRAEPNPSTRLSLRVHDEYEALLKNHRKAAPSPAQTGRSGAEWEQQVTEDSHAESPSAPEHNLLHQLQEARTLARNVQQRGDTIVLVAQAIVDRQKAFFNHGPEALRPLVLRDIAEVVGRHESTISRATSQKYIRTPFGTFELKYFFGSQVATDSGGAASSTAVCALIQKLIEQEDTNQPLSDSQLTELLGQKGIQVARRTVAKYRESLKILPAAQRRSR from the coding sequence ATGAAGCCTTCGCTTCAGACACGCCAGAGTCAGCAGCTGCTGCTGACCCCACAACTGCAACAGGCCATCCGCCTGCTGCAGCTGTCCACGGCCGACCTGGAGCAGGAGATCGAGCGCGCCGTCGAGCAGAACCCTTTCCTGGAACGGGTCGAGCCTCCCCGCCACGACACCGTCAGCCTGCACGCCGACGGCAGCCTGCGCCATGAACGGATATCTGGCACCGACGCCTGGCCGCCCGTCGGCAGCTCGGCAGCCTCCACACAGGACATCGGCGCGGATGCCTACAACGCAGGCACCGCCCGGCAGGACGGCGACCTGGCCAGCCATGGCGCCGATGCCTTCGGCGAGCATGAACCTGCCGTCACCTCGTCTGACGACCAGCCCAACGTCACCCTGCTCGACAGCGGCCCGGATGGCGACGACACCTGGGGCATCGCGCGCAGCGCCGGACCGGCCCCCGAGGGAGACGACGACGAACCCTACGGCAGCACGCTGACCGCATCGCCCTCACTGCGCGAACACCTGCTGGACCAGCTGGCCGAGATCCACTGTGATGCCCGCCAGCGCGCCCTCATCCACCTGCTCATCTGGGAAGTGGGCGACGACGGCTACCTGCCTGCCGGATTCTCGCTGGACGCCCTGGCCGACGAATTCATGGCCGGCACTCCCGGCAGCCAGGACAGCGGCGACACCACCGAAAGGCTTGCCCCCGCCGATCTCTCGGCCGAGCTGCAAGCCGCCCTGCAGACCTTGCAGAGTTTCGATCCGCCCGGCGTGGCTGCGCGCACGCCCGGTGAATGCCTGCGCCTGCAGCTGCTGCACCTGCAGCAGGACCGCGCCGATGCCTCCCTCCGAACGGCCTCAGCCCACGGCGCCCCATCCGGAAGCCCCGTCACCGAACCCGCCGACCTCATCGCCCTGGCCCTGCAGCTGGTGAGCGACGACTGCCTGCCGCTGCTGGCAAAACACGAGGACGCCCTGCTCTGCAAGCGCCTGTCCTGCTCACCGGCCGAGCTTCGGGCCGCCCGGACCCTCATCCAGTCACTGGATCCGCACCCCGGCAACCGCTTCGACGCGGAGCCCTCCCGCTACATCATTCCCGACATCATCGTGCGCCGGACCGCGCACGGCTGGCGCGCCGAACCCAACCCCTCAACCCGACTTTCACTGCGCGTGCACGACGAGTACGAGGCGCTGTTGAAAAACCACCGAAAAGCCGCGCCATCGCCCGCACAAACCGGCAGATCTGGGGCAGAATGGGAGCAACAGGTCACGGAAGACAGCCATGCCGAGTCACCTTCCGCTCCCGAACACAACCTGCTGCATCAGCTGCAGGAAGCCCGCACGCTGGCACGCAACGTCCAGCAGCGCGGCGACACCATCGTGCTCGTGGCCCAGGCCATCGTCGATCGCCAGAAGGCGTTCTTCAATCACGGCCCCGAGGCGCTTCGCCCCCTGGTCCTGCGCGACATCGCCGAAGTCGTCGGCCGCCACGAATCCACCATTTCCCGCGCCACCAGCCAGAAGTACATCCGGACCCCGTTCGGCACCTTCGAGCTGAAGTATTTCTTCGGCAGCCAGGTGGCTACCGACAGCGGCGGCGCCGCATCCAGCACCGCCGTCTGCGCACTCATCCAGAAGCTCATCGAGCAGGAGGATACCAACCAGCCCTTGTCAGACAGCCAACTCACTGAACTGCTTGGCCAGAAAGGCATCCAGGTCGCGCGCCGAACCGTTGCCAAATATCGGGAATCCCTCAAGATACTTCCTGCCGCGCAACGACGAAGCCGATGA